From Oncorhynchus mykiss isolate Arlee chromosome 25, USDA_OmykA_1.1, whole genome shotgun sequence, a single genomic window includes:
- the LOC110505880 gene encoding zinc transporter 2-like — MDSQKHRLVQDDTTTYSMPLLGSFPGSEQDKCPSPTAETGDRTAAAVRWHPVTATGHCHENDRASWTESREKQLAKRKLIIASVVSLVFMVGEVIGGYAAHSLAIMTDAAHLLTDFGSIMVSLFSLWVSSRPPTKTMNFGWHRSEILGACLSVLSIWAVTGVLVFIAVQRILNDDFEIHSQIMLITSGCAVGVNVLMALILHQSSHSHGPSYHRPHDNTVNLSHGHSHGLPGGHGNTSVRAAFIHAVGDLLQSLGVLLAATIIHFWPQYKIADPICTFMFSVFVLGTTVTILKDVFRILMEGVPKGIDFNTVREMLLSLRGVKTTHNLHMWALTLSQSQLSVHVAIEEDASPQQVLMDATKLLQSKFGFSSITIQVEQYAEEMIYCMQCQDPTD, encoded by the exons ATGGATTCTCAGAAACACCGTCTCGTCCAGGATGATACTACAACATACTCCATGCCATTACTGGG GTCATTCCCTGGGTCTGAGCAAGACAAATGTCCCAGTCCAACAGCAGAGACTGGAGACAGAACTGCCGCAGCTGTCCGGTGGCATCCTGTTACTGCTACTGGTCACTGCCATGAGAACGACAGGGCTTCGTGGACAGAGAGTCGTGAGAAGCAGCTGGCCAAGAGGAAACTCATCATCGCTTCTGTTGTCAGCCTGGTCTTCATGGTTGGAGAGGTGATCG GTGGTTACGCGGCACACAGTCTGGCCATCATGACCGACGCAGCTCATCTCCTCACAGACTTCGGTAGCATCATGGTCAGCCTCTTCTCTCTATGGGTCTCCTCCAGACCTCCCACCAAAACCATGAACTTTGGCTGGCATCGCTCAG AAATCCTGGGTGCCTGTTTGTCAGTGCTGTCCATCTGGGCTGTGACAGGGGTGCTGGTGTTCATCGCCGTTCAGAGGATCCTTAACGATGACTTTGAGATCCACAGCCAGATCATGCTCATTACCTCAGGCTGTGCTGTGGGGGTCAATGTCTT aatGGCCCTAATCCTCCATCAGTCCAGTCACAGCCACGGTCCCTCCTACCACCGACCCCATGACAATACAGTCAACCTGTCACACGGCCACTCTCACGGACTCCCTGGTGGCCATGGCAACACCAGCGTGAGAGCGGCTTTTATCCATGCAGTAGGGGATCTGTTGCAGAGTCTGGGGGTACTGCTGGCTGCTACCATTATACACTTCTGG CCTCAGTATAAAATAGCAGATCCCATTTGTACCTTCATGTTCTCTGTATTTGTGCTGGGAACAACTGTCACTATCCTGAAGGACGTCTTCAGGATACTCATGGAAG GGGTTCCTAAAGGTATCGACTTCAATACTGTGAGAGAAATGCTGCTGTCGCTGAGAGGAGTCAAGACCACACACAACCTCCACATGTGGGCCCTCACATTGAGCCAGTCACAGCTCTCTGTACACGTGGCTATAG AGGAAGATGCCAGTCCCCAACAGGTACTCATGGATGCTACCAAGCTGCTCCAGTCAAAGTTTGGTTTCTCCAGCATCACCATCCAGGTAGAGCAGTATGCAGAGGAGATGATCTATTGCATGCAGTGCCAGGACCCCACGGACTGA
- the dnajc5gb gene encoding dnaJ (Hsp40) homolog, subfamily C, member 5 gamma b, producing the protein MAEPNQRPQRKMSTAGDGLYKVLGLEKGASQEEIKKAYRKLALRHHPDKNPDNPEAAEKFKEINNANSILNDETKRKVYDEYGSMGLYVAEQFGDESVKYYFLMHKCWFKTLMVFCGIFTCCCCCCFCCFCCGKCKPPGNEEHAYVDPEDLEAQIRAEQDRGEHQPVVVQPHSAAVEKAESDHDQSASNHSDPIFTTTDQ; encoded by the exons ATGGCGGAACCAAACCAAAGGCCTCAGCGTAAGATGTCCACCGCAGGAGACGGTCTATACAAGGTCCTCGGACTGGAGAAGGGGGCTTCGCAAGAAGAAATAAAGAAGGCATACAG GAAACTAGCACTGAGGCATCACCCTGACAAGAACCCAGACAACCCCGAGGCAGCTGAGAAGTTTAAGGAAATCAACAATGCCAACTCCATCCTCAACGACGAGACCAAGAGGAAGGTCTACGACGAGTACGGCTCCATGGGCCTCTATGTGGCCGAGCAGTTTGGAGACGAGAGTGTTAAATATTACTTCCTCATGCACAAGTGCTGGTTCAAG ACCCTGATGGTGTTCTGTGGGATCTttacctgctgctgctgctgctgtttctgCTGCTTCTGCTGTGGGAAGTGCAAGCCACCGGGGAACGAGGAGCACGCATACGTAGACCCAGAGGACCTTGAGGCCCAGATCAGAGCTGAGCAGGACAGGG GTGAACATCAACCCGTTGTGGTCCAACCTCATTCTGCTGCTGTTGAGAAGGCAGAGTCCGACCACGACCAGTCTGCATCCAACCACTCTGACCCTATATTCACCACAACGGACCAGTAA